One part of the bacterium genome encodes these proteins:
- a CDS encoding glucokinase, with the protein MKKILCADIGGTKTFMGVFTLSGETLSLVKLQNFSTASLPSAEEGLFSFLAGEEADAISVGVAGCVLYGEITSPNLPWKLSPGSFAGLFGSVPVIFTNDVSAAAMGTLELSPECFTVLQRGHPDPHGVHAFIAAGTGLGEGLLVPSGGSFVPLPSEGGHRDYGPSRDIEVEFYLYLKRMFGHVSIERVVSGPGLVRAYEFFVESGRFPRSKRVTGKMRFAEPASVIAEEGECGSDGACAAALELFARAYGAQAGNLALSSLPTGGLFIGGGIIATILPSLMKMGFMESYLAKGRLGSVLEKFPVLAVVEPKAALFGAARIGANFFKRS; encoded by the coding sequence ATGAAGAAAATTCTCTGCGCCGATATCGGCGGCACAAAAACATTCATGGGCGTTTTCACCCTCAGCGGAGAGACTCTTTCGCTCGTGAAACTTCAGAACTTCTCCACCGCTTCCCTTCCCTCCGCCGAAGAGGGGCTCTTTTCTTTTCTTGCCGGTGAAGAGGCTGACGCGATAAGCGTCGGCGTCGCCGGTTGCGTCCTTTACGGCGAGATTACTTCCCCCAATCTTCCCTGGAAACTTTCGCCCGGCAGTTTTGCGGGATTGTTCGGAAGCGTTCCCGTAATTTTCACCAACGACGTTTCCGCCGCCGCGATGGGCACTCTTGAGCTTTCGCCCGAATGTTTTACCGTTCTTCAGCGGGGTCATCCAGACCCGCACGGCGTCCACGCCTTTATCGCCGCCGGAACGGGTCTCGGCGAAGGACTGCTGGTACCTTCGGGCGGTTCTTTTGTTCCTCTCCCTTCGGAAGGCGGACACCGGGACTACGGCCCTTCGCGGGATATAGAGGTAGAATTCTACCTTTATTTAAAGAGAATGTTCGGCCACGTGTCCATCGAAAGGGTGGTCTCGGGGCCTGGACTGGTCAGGGCTTACGAGTTTTTCGTCGAATCGGGCCGTTTCCCCCGGTCAAAACGGGTGACTGGAAAGATGCGCTTCGCCGAACCCGCTTCGGTTATCGCCGAGGAGGGGGAATGCGGTTCCGACGGGGCCTGTGCTGCGGCGCTGGAGCTTTTCGCGCGCGCCTACGGCGCCCAGGCGGGCAATCTGGCGCTTTCCTCGCTTCCCACCGGCGGGCTCTTCATCGGCGGCGGCATCATCGCTACGATACTCCCCTCTCTTATGAAAATGGGATTTATGGAGTCTTACCTCGCCAAGGGAAGGCTCGGTAGCGTGCTGGAGAAGTTCCCCGTTCTCGCAGTGGTCGAGCCTAAAGCCGCCCTTTTCGGCGCGGCGCGCATCGGCGCTAATTTTTTCAAGCGGAGTTAA
- a CDS encoding DsbC family protein, producing the protein MNRLIKLSILSLALFAVTEGAFAFGGCGEGSCVDCHSLSKEQAQEAIAPLGLTAEVIEVKLSKVPGLWSIAVFDKRNNKKIPLYIDYSKKYLIQGDVVEIATRESLTRMTMAELNRVNTDDIPLDDALVLGSPKAKFKVIVFDDPECPFCKKFQEEMKKVVAKRSDIAFYIKMLPLKIHPKARAKAEAIICAKSLELLDKTLAGEEIPAATCKTDQIDKNEALAAKLDIRSTPTFIVPDGRVFPGARSAEDVIKFVDSPLPPLKK; encoded by the coding sequence TTGAATCGCCTGATTAAATTATCCATCCTGAGTCTTGCCCTCTTCGCGGTAACGGAGGGCGCCTTCGCCTTCGGGGGCTGCGGCGAGGGAAGCTGCGTGGACTGCCACAGTCTTTCAAAAGAGCAGGCTCAGGAAGCGATAGCGCCGCTCGGCCTCACCGCCGAGGTCATAGAGGTCAAGCTGTCCAAAGTCCCGGGCTTGTGGTCCATAGCCGTCTTCGACAAACGCAACAACAAAAAGATCCCCCTCTACATCGACTACTCCAAAAAGTATCTCATCCAGGGGGACGTGGTCGAGATCGCCACCCGCGAAAGCCTGACCCGCATGACGATGGCCGAGCTAAACAGGGTCAACACGGATGACATCCCCCTCGACGACGCTCTGGTGCTCGGCTCTCCCAAGGCGAAATTCAAGGTCATAGTCTTCGACGACCCCGAATGCCCCTTCTGCAAGAAGTTTCAGGAGGAGATGAAAAAGGTTGTAGCGAAGCGGAGCGACATAGCCTTCTACATCAAAATGCTGCCGCTCAAGATTCACCCGAAAGCAAGGGCGAAGGCCGAAGCGATAATCTGCGCCAAATCCCTGGAGCTTCTCGACAAGACCCTTGCCGGGGAGGAGATACCCGCCGCCACCTGCAAGACCGATCAGATCGACAAAAACGAGGCGCTGGCGGCGAAGCTTGATATCCGCTCGACCCCTACCTTCATCGTCCCTGACGGAAGGGTTTTCCCCGGCGCGAGATCCGCGGAGGATGTCATAAAATTCGTGGACAGTCCGCTGCCGCCGTTAAAAAAGTGA
- a CDS encoding CCA tRNA nucleotidyltransferase produces MQAKEEISATSPVRLSRQEHPLSRSLIDPDVLWIMRKLRSEGFLAYLVGGAVRDILLGREPNDFDIGTDARPSQIKHIFRNCRLVGRRFRIAHVFFRRRGEPDKVVEVTTFRGPAGSAEGSEMHPEDMDHTGAAFGSPEDDALRRDFTVNSLFYDFTDFTILDYTGGLKDLEAGIIRLIGDPDERFAEDPVRMLRALEFAARLDFSIEEATLEGIRRNAPLISGASRARLREELRQMQQKAITARVLSKADELGLFKAIYPNVRETGGIFHMLEWLDQRVRAGEEGPEFAYVAAMALPGIAKECPFGADISLELAAETCSREIGELCAEYQLAAHIRHNARELVMSLYRIGKGKNYRSKGRFARKPEFRFAWEFCLKYAEIREELRPALEYWRAFVEGKSSETPAKKGRPRRRRRRPNRKPEAAQ; encoded by the coding sequence ATGCAAGCCAAAGAAGAGATTTCAGCCACAAGCCCGGTGCGGCTTTCACGCCAGGAACACCCGCTAAGCCGTTCCCTCATCGATCCGGACGTCCTCTGGATAATGAGAAAACTCCGCAGCGAGGGATTTTTGGCCTATCTGGTCGGAGGAGCCGTCCGTGACATCCTGCTCGGCAGGGAGCCGAACGACTTCGACATCGGGACCGACGCCCGGCCTAGCCAGATAAAGCACATATTCCGCAACTGCAGGCTCGTCGGCAGGAGATTCCGCATAGCTCACGTGTTTTTCCGCAGGAGAGGAGAGCCTGACAAGGTCGTGGAGGTGACCACCTTCCGCGGCCCCGCCGGGAGCGCCGAGGGGAGCGAAATGCACCCGGAGGACATGGATCACACCGGCGCGGCCTTCGGTTCGCCCGAGGACGACGCTCTTCGGCGCGACTTCACCGTCAACTCGCTTTTCTACGATTTTACCGATTTCACGATACTGGATTACACCGGCGGCCTGAAAGACCTCGAAGCCGGAATAATTCGCCTCATCGGGGACCCCGACGAGAGATTCGCCGAAGACCCCGTCCGCATGCTAAGAGCCCTCGAATTCGCCGCGCGGCTGGATTTTTCCATCGAAGAGGCGACTCTGGAGGGCATACGCAGAAACGCGCCGCTTATCTCCGGCGCCTCCAGGGCGAGGCTGCGCGAAGAGCTTCGCCAGATGCAACAAAAGGCGATAACCGCAAGGGTTCTTTCAAAGGCCGACGAGCTCGGGCTTTTCAAGGCCATCTACCCCAACGTCAGGGAGACCGGCGGCATATTTCACATGCTGGAGTGGCTCGACCAGAGGGTTCGCGCGGGGGAGGAGGGGCCGGAGTTCGCTTACGTGGCGGCGATGGCACTTCCGGGAATAGCCAAAGAATGCCCCTTCGGGGCCGACATATCCCTGGAGCTGGCCGCGGAAACCTGCTCGCGCGAGATTGGCGAGCTTTGCGCCGAGTATCAGCTCGCGGCTCACATACGGCACAACGCGCGCGAACTTGTCATGTCGCTCTACCGCATAGGTAAGGGCAAAAATTACCGCTCGAAGGGGCGTTTTGCCAGAAAACCGGAGTTTCGCTTCGCCTGGGAATTCTGCCTCAAATACGCCGAGATCAGGGAGGAGCTTCGCCCCGCGCTGGAGTACTGGCGCGCGTTTGTCGAAGGAAAGAGTTCCGAGACGCCCGCGAAGAAGGGGAGACCGAGGAGGAGACGGCGCAGGCCTAACAGAAAGCCCGAAGCGGCCCAATAG
- a CDS encoding response regulator, which translates to MSKKKVLVVDDEPNILLSLEFILEEEGFEVKTAGDGEEALEIARSFSPDIVLLDVAMPRRDGYEVCRILKEEKNPARVIMLTAKGQPLERKKGLEVGADAYVSKPFHAGELVAEMRALLEK; encoded by the coding sequence ATGTCCAAAAAAAAGGTCCTCGTCGTCGACGACGAGCCGAATATACTGTTGTCGCTGGAGTTTATCCTCGAGGAAGAGGGGTTTGAGGTTAAAACCGCAGGCGACGGCGAGGAAGCTCTCGAAATCGCGCGCTCTTTTTCTCCCGACATAGTGCTTCTGGACGTAGCCATGCCCAGGAGGGACGGCTATGAGGTCTGCCGCATCCTCAAGGAAGAAAAAAATCCCGCCAGGGTGATAATGTTGACCGCCAAGGGCCAGCCGCTCGAAAGGAAAAAGGGGCTTGAGGTCGGGGCTGACGCCTACGTCTCCAAACCCTTCCACGCCGGAGAGCTTGTAGCCGAAATGCGGGCTCTGCTGGAAAAATGA
- a CDS encoding HAMP domain-containing protein, whose product MTPSKDRTVPFLRRIRVRLIISLVLISVIPFLIISAAILSSLPEGTAPDVMTPIYVMGVFLGLFCAFVAWQLAEKFTEPIDEIRHGAEIIARINLSHRISVKTGDELESLARDFNDMAHALEGAYSELEDRVRQVTLNLQEEKSRLATVLRTMVEGVVAVNEVGEIILMNPRARSVLAGGPEFGVGSPLNRLLPKGRVDYHMRRLRAAWEEGRDGVEHVIFPLPGGKLLKGVMAAMPGPGGERAGFLLAFRDVTEEAEREKQIETALRTLPTRLKSPMTSVQSIAQIIETHKNLSEEKQKAFVCALRSEVESCLVQLQEGEKAEARMPSSHWQGQPTDAKGLVEEALAAIPGVYAHFQPPEGPLPPVAVEPYGCILAMSSVLRWLAANSTGWNPVEATLEAEEDMVVATFRLAGSQGPSPEGMESMLVEQQGEEQITIAEAVKRNRGEIWTRVSEGSFEVRFGMVRASRMPQAESGVRIFDDQPDFYDFDLFLARSGAEVRETLERDLKDLEIVVFDTETTGLRPLKGDRVVSLSAVRIRKGKIVQAGDFHTLVNPQIPIPKESTLFHGLTDVMVKDAPSIAEVYKSFGQYIGGAVLVAHNAAFDMKFLEIAARENELPQVDNPVLDTLFLSYGVHGDLPGHNLDSIAERLGVTIEGRHTSDGDARATAEIFVRLLPLLEARGVRTLGQAKAFCDRNLILRWQASRF is encoded by the coding sequence ATGACCCCCTCCAAGGACAGGACCGTTCCCTTCCTGAGGCGCATCCGCGTGCGCCTGATCATCTCGCTCGTCCTGATTTCCGTCATTCCTTTCCTGATCATTTCCGCCGCCATCCTGAGCTCCCTGCCCGAGGGCACCGCCCCGGACGTTATGACGCCGATTTACGTAATGGGCGTCTTTCTCGGGCTCTTCTGCGCCTTCGTCGCCTGGCAGCTGGCCGAAAAGTTCACCGAGCCTATCGACGAGATACGGCACGGCGCTGAGATTATCGCGAGAATAAACCTCTCGCACCGCATCTCCGTAAAGACCGGCGACGAGCTGGAATCCCTCGCCAGGGATTTCAACGACATGGCGCACGCCCTCGAAGGGGCCTACAGCGAGCTTGAGGACCGCGTGCGGCAGGTGACCCTGAATCTTCAGGAGGAAAAGAGCCGCCTCGCCACGGTGCTTCGGACAATGGTCGAGGGCGTCGTCGCGGTAAACGAGGTCGGCGAAATAATTCTGATGAACCCCCGGGCGAGGTCCGTGCTCGCGGGCGGGCCGGAGTTCGGGGTCGGCTCGCCGCTGAACCGCCTCCTCCCAAAGGGAAGGGTCGATTACCACATGCGCAGGCTCCGCGCCGCGTGGGAAGAGGGACGCGACGGCGTCGAGCATGTCATATTTCCTCTCCCCGGCGGGAAGCTGCTCAAGGGCGTCATGGCGGCGATGCCGGGGCCGGGCGGAGAAAGGGCGGGTTTTCTGCTGGCCTTCCGGGACGTGACCGAAGAGGCCGAGCGGGAAAAGCAGATCGAAACGGCCCTGCGCACACTTCCGACGCGCCTCAAGAGCCCGATGACCTCGGTGCAGTCGATCGCACAGATAATCGAGACTCACAAGAACCTCTCCGAGGAAAAACAAAAAGCCTTCGTCTGCGCCCTTCGGAGCGAAGTCGAAAGCTGCCTCGTCCAGCTTCAGGAGGGAGAGAAGGCTGAGGCCAGAATGCCCAGCTCCCACTGGCAGGGGCAGCCGACCGACGCCAAGGGGCTGGTGGAAGAGGCTCTCGCCGCAATCCCCGGCGTTTACGCCCATTTCCAGCCCCCGGAGGGGCCCCTTCCGCCCGTGGCGGTAGAGCCTTACGGCTGCATCCTCGCCATGTCCTCGGTGCTAAGGTGGCTGGCGGCGAACTCCACCGGCTGGAACCCCGTCGAGGCCACGCTGGAAGCCGAAGAGGACATGGTGGTCGCCACCTTCCGTCTTGCGGGTTCGCAGGGGCCGAGCCCCGAAGGGATGGAGTCGATGCTGGTCGAGCAGCAGGGCGAGGAGCAGATCACCATAGCCGAGGCCGTAAAGAGAAACCGGGGCGAAATATGGACCCGTGTTTCGGAGGGCTCCTTCGAGGTCCGGTTCGGCATGGTCAGGGCCTCCCGGATGCCGCAGGCCGAAAGCGGCGTCAGAATCTTCGACGATCAGCCGGATTTCTACGATTTCGACCTCTTCCTCGCGCGTTCGGGGGCCGAGGTCAGGGAGACTCTTGAGAGGGACCTGAAGGATCTGGAGATCGTGGTTTTCGACACCGAGACAACGGGACTTAGGCCCTTGAAGGGCGACCGCGTAGTCAGCCTCAGCGCCGTGAGAATCCGCAAGGGAAAGATAGTGCAGGCCGGAGATTTTCACACCCTGGTCAACCCGCAGATTCCGATACCCAAAGAGTCTACCCTCTTCCACGGGCTCACCGACGTGATGGTGAAGGACGCGCCTTCCATCGCCGAGGTCTACAAGAGCTTCGGCCAGTATATCGGCGGAGCGGTGCTGGTGGCCCACAACGCGGCGTTCGACATGAAGTTTCTGGAGATAGCCGCGAGAGAGAACGAGCTTCCGCAGGTAGACAACCCGGTGCTCGACACCCTCTTTCTCTCTTACGGCGTCCACGGCGACCTTCCGGGCCACAATCTCGACTCCATAGCCGAGAGACTGGGCGTCACGATAGAGGGGCGTCACACCTCGGACGGCGACGCCAGGGCCACCGCCGAGATATTCGTGCGGCTTCTTCCCTTGCTGGAGGCGAGGGGGGTGCGAACCCTCGGGCAGGCCAAGGCTTTTTGCGACCGCAACCTGATCTTGCGCTGGCAGGCCTCCCGTTTCTAG
- a CDS encoding GAF domain-containing protein, whose translation MATLYLIALLIGLGVGALAAFVLMGRLAAGRAELERRLRDLSVLHEASGILAASLDLDKLLDSILKLIKREFGFQHLAIRLLNERGHLEVRASIGMDRDYIEATRIIPTRSTMFGRAFLDAKPVVVRDTREAPPSSHYEMLRRFIPVTALVHIPMIHEDKPIGVLAAYSTRGPEKFTDQFVALLQALANQLALAVVNANLYKQVRSASLVMEERVRQRTAELEAANERLRELDRLKSEFLSNVSHELRTPLTSIQSFSEIFLRYDVDDLAKRRRFAEIINDEAQRLTRMINDLLDLSKIEAGKLEVNLQPVDLAKLIEKSLNSTEALFSKSSLQIERQFDKNIPMVFADPDRLVQVINNLLGNAAKFAPDGSTITVRARWRGRFALVSVTDEGPGIDPRKVKEIFDRYTQLRDPRKHQSLGTGLGLSISRDLVERLGGYIWVESSPGRGATFSFSVPLVEQ comes from the coding sequence ATGGCGACTCTATACCTCATAGCCCTTCTTATCGGCCTCGGCGTGGGCGCGCTGGCGGCGTTCGTCCTCATGGGGAGGCTCGCGGCCGGAAGGGCGGAGCTTGAAAGAAGGCTCCGCGACCTCAGCGTCCTCCACGAGGCCAGCGGCATATTAGCGGCCAGCCTCGACCTGGACAAGCTCCTCGACAGCATTTTGAAGCTCATCAAAAGGGAGTTCGGCTTCCAGCACCTCGCCATACGCCTGTTGAACGAGCGCGGGCATCTTGAGGTGCGGGCCTCGATAGGCATGGACAGGGACTACATCGAGGCGACGAGGATTATCCCCACCAGAAGCACGATGTTCGGCAGGGCTTTTCTCGACGCGAAGCCGGTGGTCGTCCGCGATACCAGGGAGGCTCCGCCCTCCTCTCACTACGAGATGCTCCGAAGGTTCATCCCCGTCACCGCGCTCGTCCACATCCCCATGATTCACGAGGACAAGCCGATAGGGGTTCTCGCCGCCTACTCCACGAGGGGGCCGGAAAAATTCACCGACCAGTTCGTCGCCCTCCTGCAGGCGCTGGCCAACCAGCTCGCGCTGGCGGTGGTGAACGCCAACCTCTACAAGCAGGTGCGCTCCGCAAGCCTTGTCATGGAGGAGAGGGTAAGGCAGAGGACGGCGGAGCTTGAGGCCGCCAACGAAAGGCTGAGGGAACTGGACAGGCTAAAGAGCGAGTTTTTGTCCAACGTCAGCCACGAGCTTCGCACCCCGCTCACCTCCATTCAGTCCTTCTCCGAGATATTCCTGCGCTACGACGTGGACGATCTGGCCAAGCGGCGGCGCTTCGCCGAGATAATAAACGACGAGGCGCAGCGGCTTACGAGGATGATAAACGACCTTCTCGACCTCTCCAAGATAGAGGCAGGGAAACTCGAAGTTAACCTCCAGCCCGTCGATCTCGCGAAGCTCATAGAAAAATCACTCAATTCCACCGAAGCGCTTTTCTCAAAGAGCAGTCTTCAAATAGAGAGGCAATTCGACAAGAACATCCCCATGGTCTTCGCCGATCCCGACAGGCTGGTGCAGGTGATAAACAACCTTCTCGGCAACGCGGCGAAGTTCGCGCCCGACGGCAGCACCATAACGGTCAGGGCGAGGTGGCGCGGCCGTTTCGCTCTTGTATCTGTGACCGACGAGGGGCCGGGGATAGACCCGAGGAAGGTCAAGGAGATTTTCGACAGGTACACCCAGCTTCGAGACCCGCGAAAGCACCAGTCTCTGGGAACCGGGCTCGGCCTTTCGATATCGAGGGATCTTGTCGAGCGCCTCGGAGGGTACATCTGGGTCGAAAGCTCCCCCGGGCGCGGCGCGACCTTCTCTTTTTCCGTTCCCCTGGTGGAGCAGTGA
- a CDS encoding precorrin-8X methylmutase yields the protein MRPDEIEKESFRIIEGLADLSKLNLAQKALVKRVIHATGDPSFSAIVKWSEGAIEAGAKALSGGAPIVTDVEMARSGISRVRADRFGSTVNCYIGDEGVTASARERGVTRSIAAVEKAVKNFPEAVFVFGNAPTALFRLLELCDEGLARPKLVVGVVVGFVGAAESKEALMQRSDFPWISCAGNKGGSNVAAACVNALFKVALGEV from the coding sequence ATACGCCCCGACGAGATAGAAAAGGAAAGTTTCCGCATAATCGAAGGGCTCGCGGACCTGTCAAAACTGAATCTCGCCCAAAAGGCGCTGGTTAAGAGGGTGATTCACGCCACCGGCGACCCTTCCTTCTCAGCGATAGTTAAATGGAGCGAAGGAGCTATTGAGGCGGGAGCAAAGGCCCTTTCGGGCGGCGCTCCCATCGTTACCGACGTGGAGATGGCCCGCTCGGGGATAAGCAGGGTCCGCGCCGACAGGTTCGGCTCCACGGTCAACTGCTACATCGGCGACGAGGGAGTCACGGCTTCGGCGCGCGAAAGAGGGGTGACCCGCTCGATAGCGGCGGTCGAAAAGGCCGTTAAGAACTTCCCCGAGGCGGTCTTCGTATTCGGCAACGCGCCCACAGCCCTATTCCGGCTGCTTGAACTCTGCGACGAGGGGCTGGCGAGGCCGAAACTCGTGGTCGGCGTCGTCGTGGGCTTCGTCGGGGCGGCGGAATCGAAGGAAGCGCTCATGCAAAGAAGCGATTTCCCCTGGATCTCCTGCGCAGGCAACAAGGGGGGGAGCAACGTGGCAGCGGCCTGCGTCAACGCTCTCTTCAAAGTCGCGCTGGGCGAGGTCTAG
- the cbiD gene encoding cobalamin biosynthesis protein CbiD, translated as MTRKILRHGYSTGATAAAAARGATLALFGRETGAVSLPLPWGSEDAKEVSFKLTGTQNGMGWSSCGVFKDGGDDHPDVTNGMEIRATVAIAARGGDEVSLRMVEIEGGEGIGRVTKPGLAVKPGDPAINPVPRRMIEEAVRSAALEAGMENVPLRVTISAPEGVERSKRTMNAQLGIIGGISILGTTGIVIPMSASAWMATIAACLDVAKASGQSRALLAFGRTSENAGKKLFPELRDNAAVIMGDHVGFALDEAAKRGLSPVVVGQFAKFCKVAGGNLQTHVRNSTLDLLVVKELMDRAGFPPEEAKAALGANTARQLYDELAARGDRGVFSLLTGEVAKIASKRVNGGVDVEAVLFDYSGNRLSRASIRGESRK; from the coding sequence ATGACCAGAAAGATCCTTCGCCACGGCTATTCCACCGGCGCCACAGCGGCGGCGGCGGCCAGGGGGGCGACTCTTGCGCTCTTCGGCAGGGAAACGGGAGCCGTAAGCCTTCCTCTCCCCTGGGGGAGCGAGGACGCCAAAGAGGTCAGCTTCAAACTCACCGGCACTCAAAACGGCATGGGCTGGTCCTCCTGCGGCGTATTCAAGGACGGCGGCGACGACCACCCCGACGTGACCAACGGCATGGAGATACGCGCCACGGTGGCGATAGCCGCGAGGGGGGGAGACGAAGTTTCCCTGCGCATGGTGGAGATAGAGGGCGGCGAGGGGATAGGCAGGGTCACCAAGCCCGGCCTCGCGGTCAAGCCCGGCGACCCGGCGATAAATCCCGTCCCACGGCGCATGATTGAAGAGGCTGTCAGGAGCGCGGCGCTTGAGGCGGGGATGGAGAACGTTCCCCTGCGGGTCACGATAAGCGCCCCCGAGGGGGTTGAGCGCTCGAAGCGCACGATGAACGCCCAGCTCGGCATTATCGGAGGCATATCGATTCTCGGGACCACGGGAATCGTCATACCGATGTCCGCCTCCGCGTGGATGGCGACAATAGCCGCCTGTCTCGACGTGGCGAAGGCTTCGGGGCAGTCACGGGCTCTTCTCGCCTTCGGGAGAACCAGCGAAAACGCCGGGAAAAAGCTCTTTCCCGAGCTTAGGGACAACGCGGCGGTGATAATGGGCGATCACGTAGGTTTCGCGCTGGACGAGGCCGCGAAGAGGGGCCTTTCGCCGGTCGTCGTCGGGCAGTTCGCCAAGTTCTGCAAGGTGGCCGGAGGGAATCTGCAGACCCACGTCCGCAATTCCACCCTTGATCTTCTGGTCGTAAAGGAACTCATGGATAGGGCTGGTTTCCCGCCGGAAGAGGCGAAGGCCGCTCTGGGCGCGAACACCGCCCGGCAGCTTTATGACGAGCTGGCGGCCAGGGGGGACAGGGGGGTCTTTTCACTGCTTACGGGGGAAGTGGCCAAAATCGCTTCAAAGAGGGTAAACGGGGGAGTGGACGTAGAAGCGGTTCTCTTTGACTATTCGGGAAATCGCCTTTCTCGCGCTTCCATCCGTGGAGAGTCACGAAAATGA
- the cbiE gene encoding precorrin-6y C5,15-methyltransferase (decarboxylating) subunit CbiE codes for MKKTRVWVIGVHPGCRKLDLDTQKIIAESGIVYTSERHRFLVDNIAGMVEVVEGKVVERALEVAADPSRSAVFLASGDPAFFGVAALLLRKFEHGEVVIRPAVSAMQVAFAQAGLSWSDARITSLHGRDLQELAQVLGAPKVGLFTDSVNTPARIARFLMETGWDDLEMIVCSDLGQPHESVMRGLVEDFKDWEGSDLNVVILVQASQDPRPFGPGIPDALFDHDRGKITKAAVRAVIMGLLELPRGRSVLWDVGAGSGSVGIEAALLNPYIQVWSVERDEEALVHIRENRRRFRTASVWIANGPAPDALDGLPPPDRVFVGGSGGRLPEILDKSFARLKEGGIVVVSAVLSETFAEAIIWAKNNNKAAEWVDLSFSRSRKVGEGNIRAAENPVILVKITNPGEKAL; via the coding sequence ATGAAAAAGACAAGGGTCTGGGTAATCGGAGTGCATCCGGGCTGCCGCAAGCTCGACCTCGACACGCAGAAAATCATCGCCGAATCGGGGATAGTCTACACCTCGGAACGCCACCGCTTTCTCGTCGACAACATCGCCGGGATGGTGGAGGTGGTCGAGGGGAAGGTCGTCGAACGCGCTCTGGAGGTCGCCGCCGACCCCTCGCGCAGCGCCGTCTTTCTCGCCTCGGGAGACCCCGCGTTCTTCGGCGTGGCGGCGCTGCTTCTCAGGAAATTCGAGCACGGCGAGGTGGTCATCCGCCCGGCGGTCTCCGCCATGCAGGTGGCTTTCGCGCAGGCTGGCCTGAGCTGGTCGGACGCCCGCATCACCAGCCTCCACGGCCGCGACCTTCAGGAGCTGGCTCAGGTTCTCGGGGCGCCCAAGGTCGGCCTCTTCACCGATTCGGTGAACACCCCGGCGAGGATCGCGCGCTTCCTGATGGAAACCGGGTGGGACGACCTCGAAATGATAGTCTGCTCCGACCTCGGCCAGCCCCACGAGTCGGTGATGCGCGGGCTGGTGGAGGATTTCAAAGACTGGGAGGGCTCGGACCTCAACGTCGTCATACTGGTGCAGGCCAGCCAGGACCCGAGGCCCTTTGGCCCCGGAATCCCCGACGCCCTTTTCGACCACGACCGGGGGAAGATAACCAAGGCGGCTGTCCGCGCCGTAATCATGGGTCTTCTGGAGCTTCCGAGGGGAAGGTCGGTGCTTTGGGACGTGGGGGCGGGCTCCGGCTCCGTGGGCATCGAGGCGGCGCTTTTGAACCCCTACATACAGGTCTGGTCGGTGGAGCGGGACGAAGAAGCGCTTGTGCACATAAGGGAAAACAGAAGGCGCTTTCGCACGGCGAGCGTGTGGATAGCCAACGGCCCCGCCCCCGACGCCCTCGACGGCCTTCCGCCGCCGGACAGGGTTTTCGTCGGCGGTTCCGGCGGCCGTCTCCCGGAGATACTCGACAAGAGTTTCGCGAGGCTCAAAGAGGGCGGCATAGTCGTCGTCTCCGCCGTCCTCTCCGAGACCTTCGCCGAGGCGATCATCTGGGCCAAAAACAACAACAAGGCGGCCGAGTGGGTCGATCTCTCTTTCAGCCGGTCGCGCAAGGTCGGCGAGGGTAACATCCGCGCCGCCGAAAATCCGGTGATACTAGTTAAAATCACAAACCCCGGAGAGAAAGCGCTTTGA
- the cobM gene encoding precorrin-4 C(11)-methyltransferase translates to MKGKVVFVGAGPGDPGLITVAGSEALARADVVLYAGSLVNPGLLKYAKKASEIYDTAGMNLDETTRVCLEAARAGKSVVRLHTGDPSLYGAILEQMLPLEEEGVETSVIPGVSSAFASAAALRSQLTLPGMSQTVIFTRLSGRTPVPESEGLEKLASTGATLCVFLSVDRIAEVVQKCLEGGRSPDTPAAVVSRASWPDQSFVAGTLSDIAKKVSEAGFTRQSMIIVGDPLGPRILGSSFTPSKLYDSSFTHGYREGEK, encoded by the coding sequence TTGAAAGGCAAGGTAGTTTTCGTAGGGGCGGGTCCCGGAGATCCCGGCCTGATCACGGTCGCGGGCAGCGAGGCTCTGGCAAGGGCCGACGTGGTCCTTTACGCCGGAAGCCTGGTCAACCCCGGGCTTTTGAAATACGCGAAAAAAGCCTCTGAAATTTACGACACGGCGGGGATGAACCTCGACGAGACCACCCGCGTCTGCCTCGAAGCCGCCAGAGCCGGCAAGTCCGTCGTCCGCCTTCACACCGGAGACCCCTCTCTCTACGGAGCGATACTGGAGCAGATGCTTCCCTTAGAAGAGGAGGGGGTCGAGACCTCGGTTATCCCCGGAGTCTCCAGCGCCTTCGCCTCGGCGGCGGCGCTCCGGAGCCAGCTAACCCTGCCGGGGATGAGCCAGACGGTAATCTTCACACGGCTATCGGGCAGGACTCCCGTACCGGAATCGGAAGGGCTCGAAAAGCTCGCCTCCACCGGCGCGACCCTTTGCGTCTTCCTCTCCGTGGACAGAATCGCGGAGGTGGTCCAAAAGTGTCTGGAAGGAGGGCGTTCGCCCGATACCCCGGCGGCGGTGGTCTCGCGGGCGAGTTGGCCGGATCAGTCCTTCGTCGCCGGAACCCTTTCCGATATCGCAAAAAAGGTCTCCGAAGCCGGATTTACGAGGCAGTCGATGATAATAGTCGGCGACCCCCTCGGTCCCCGTATTCTCGGAAGCTCTTTCACTCCCTCGAAGCTCTACGATTCTTCCTTTACCCACGGCTACCGCGAGGGAGAGAAGTGA